One stretch of Sander vitreus isolate 19-12246 chromosome 16, sanVit1, whole genome shotgun sequence DNA includes these proteins:
- the sec16a gene encoding protein transport protein Sec16A isoform X4 → MQPPPRTGPPGASGPPPSGPNMFRRTRPHKHTAAATATMPPATQPMMDPFAFVRAPPPMAAGGLPTIPNSNPPPMQAPPNTMYPQAGSGLPPQPQTLEDVPAAPPGLPPSSLPGVTLFNPHSTASPGVYPVPGPAGYASSHSEQGYFNSTEQTPSMATESPPVASAPAPAPGQALFNQEFQGQPPPQPVPFQPVPPTTSYSQWAPDNGSRPPSVQNYFQPTSDPLPQPFNLPPQPQMYPSHTPSPHHNTPTPPTQPGHPQIQAPLLPQNPANVPSSQWADPNAPQQHNSHFQTQSYFSQSSAPQDAWFNIPPQDSGYHQMGTGLAHPQPRPDSAGSQHVSNTGPGPNSAPAPVSVPYSQESGTLSMFFKDNDVENEETLAGERNKAVNGIPGSFQHHSNPQAHSGNADGPLDYQGPSLQDHSHLPYMNDNNHAPQESIQKPPDSQYDHVENLECVPNQEVLPSEIHGSPAATAAHGVDQFETGPNLETPDSIPRPIRSASVSSNYSNMSHGSGSGPRRHQGVVGTFIQQESPRLTDDANLSAATGGYFEQIDTSPAGDMGAQQSSLEQMWPPTPSPPKPTGIFQASANSSFEPVRSHGVGVRPAEVDRAKMVAEGGADSTPGNLEQPPDNMENIFGPGHPLPAGAGGGVPHLPHPVVHTHSRPSSRAFGASRPCESPATTLWAQHDPTSLGANILLAPAAPTVLAPLREPSADVIQPPEDGPLDLQPSQRIQPTSQQHSENLENPPKVTKDAQQGVGARGNVPVQTLVSSSTPQVPPAPSQAATNIQPPQAEPPKTSDSQNALPGQNYASLVPVSGPQPSRDQYPPQAQGPAAGSAPPPAAYPPGPQGPVPPGASQPAPGEPPRPPSSAGSQQGYGPPPPVPGQMYGGYYGNYGEYPDGRAPYPPGQYPPPPGDPRAQQYYQDGPYRGRADPWYGRYEGQTPAYRDPNYQYREPQPERPSSRASQYSDRPSSRQGYPDDYHRANQSAYNEYYADYAKHYYYPGYNYGQYDPRYGGYYDQSYWTNYDYYNQQAYPARKEGYDDQWRYYPGYDASFDDDFRRRGETYADDFDRRSVHSEQSAHSVHSSQSHNSRRSSFSSRSQQSQVYRSQPDLVSAVYDTTSSTLAVDYTNQTDATQNYSQYLYPSEYNADSTWIAPDQPPPRPATPEKFTIPHRCARFGPCGHLIQVLPNLPSAGQPALVDIHNMETMLQDTPEQAELRAFPGPLVREETHKVDVIKFSHNKALECSRDNNLLDKDSARLLWEFIMLLCRQNGTVVGTDIADLLMKEHRSVWLPGKSPNEANLIDFNNEPLARAEEEPGAGPLSLLSDTFMTVPENLGKETERFRELLLFGRKKDALEAAMKGGLWGHALLLASKMDNRTHARVMTRFANSLPINDPLQTVYQLMSGRMPASATCCGEEKWGDWRPHLAMVLSNLTHTLDLDTRTITTMGDTLASKGLIDAAHFCYLMAQVGLGVYTKKSTKMVLIGSNHSLPFYQCATNEAIQRTEAYEYAQSLGSQPCSLPNFQVFKLIYACRLAEVGLSAQAFHYCEVISKNVLVQPSYYSPIFISQIIQMSEKLRFFDPQLKEKPEQELFNEPEWLTHLRQLDGQIRTGVITYNEDRATPSQFDCSSPSSDLDQPRSPEPYSMPVELDGPTPDNPLMSSLLPGPPPQGVQLMPPAPTSILQDGMAPSQPLSSSDVPQFYPVPPSGPPGQMPISGYPPQNPGFAPLPFQHQHEQTEMYPGAHQQPCPPPSQVGQMPPPQGPHSPAQLNYPPPQMPQHMPPSPGHMPFVERMSHAPPEMHPAQPISSSPSRSSFTQMDLYDQMANMGPGRRTRTASQSSMNMASGRRSRTTSESSTHSGGRERSNSAVKHASPPPPSIPEQPCIEEAKKVKKDSPKKGGGGGGVGGWITRIWKGKNEAHLPDDKNKSIVWDEKKQRWVDLNEPEEESKPLPPPPPGFPKMPQMPGPGGPAAPPGSGPPVNMFSRRAGTKGRYVDVLNPSRIAKPSGSAPAPADIFAPLAPMPMTGNLFVPSSAPDDQQPLEASEGGNQEQNSPNASAAPQMFNPTLLPPAPEGAPVPDGSHSGELSRSSSMSSLSREVSQHLNQSLPAQATAPAGGVTFYNPAQFAQTSAPSGGGHRPGRLGGQRQYPVLK, encoded by the exons ATGCAGCCCCCTCCTCGGACTGGACCTCCAGGTGCCTCTGGCCCACCTCCTTCTGGGCCCAATATGTTTCGCAGGACCAGGCCTCACAAGCATACAGCAGCAGCTACTGCCACAATGCCACCTGCTACTCAACCCATGATGGACCCTTTTGCTTTTGTTAGAGCTCCTCCCCCTATGGCTGCAGGTGGTCTCCCAACAATACCCAACAGCAACCCTCCACCAATGCAAGCCCCACCTAACACCATGTACCCTCAAGCCGGCTCAGGGCTGCCTCCACAACCACAGACACTGGAAGATGTCCCAGCTGCTCCCCCTGGTCTCCCACCATCCTCTCTACCAGGGGTGACACTGTTCAACCCTCACAGTACAGCATCCCCTGGTGTTTACCCAGTACCTGGTCCTGCAGGATATGCATCCTCACATAGTGAACagggctattttaattcaacAGAACAGACCCCATCCATGGCCACAGAATCACCACCTGTGGCCTCAGCCCCAGCCCCAGCACCGGGTCAGGCACTATTTAACCAGGAATTTCAAGGACagcctcctcctcagcctgtgCCCTTCCAGCCTGTGCCTCCCACCACCTCCTATTCTCAGTGGGCCCCTGATAACGGAAGTCGCCCTCCATCGGTTCAGAACTATTTCCAGCCTACTAGTGACCCTCTCCCACAGCCTTTTAATTTACCTCCGCAGCCCCAGATGTACCCCTCCCATACCCCATCACCCCATCacaacacccccacccctccaacACAACCTGGACATCCCCAGATTCAAGCTCCTCTTCTTCCCCAGAACCCTGCAAATGTCCCCAGTTCTCAATGGGCTGACCCAAACGCACCCCAGCAGCATAATTCCCACTTCCAAACTCAGAGCTACTTCAGTCAGAGCTCTGCCCCCCAGGATGCATGGTTCAACATACCTCCACAAGACTCAGGCTACCACCAAATGGGGACTGGCCTGGCCCATCCTCAGCCCCGGCCTGACTCTGCTGGATCTCAACACGTGTCCAACACTGGGCCTGGGCCTAATTCTGCCCCTGCCCCAGTCTCAGTACCATACTCTCAGGAGTCTGGTACACTCTCAATGTTCTTCAAAGACAATGATGTGGAAAATGAAGAAACACTGGctggagagagaaataaagcagTGAATGGTATTCCTGGGTCCTTTCAGCATCACAGCAACCCACAAGCCCACAGTGGCAATGCAGATGGTCCTTTGGATTACCAAGGACCTTCTCTTCAAGATCATTCACACCTACCATACATGAATGATAACAACCATGCACCACAGGAAAGTATCCAGAAGCCCCCTGATTCCCAGTATGACCATGTGGAGAATTTGGAGTGTGTCCCGAACCAGGAAGTATTACCCAGTGAAATCCATGGCAGCCCTGCTGCTACTGCAGCCCATGGAGTAGACCAGTTTGAAACGGGGCCTAACCTGGAGACTCCAGATTCTATTCCAAGACCAATTAGATCAGCCAGTGTGTCCTCCAACTATAGTAATATGAGCCATGGAAGCGGAAGTGGCCCTCGTCGGCATCAGGGAGTAGTAGGTACCTTTATTCAGCAGGAAAGTCCACGTCTCACTGATGATGCTAACCTGTCTGCTGCCACTGGAGGCTACTTTGAGCAGATTGACACTTCTCCAGCTGGAGATATGGGTGCGCAGCAGAGCTCCCTGGAGCAGATGTGGCCTCCAACACCTAGCCCTCCCAAACCAACTGGTATCTTCCAGGCCAGTGCTAACAGCTCTTTTGAGCCTGTGCGCTCACATGGGGTTGGGGTGCGTCCTGCTGAAGTTGATAGGGCTAAAATGGTAGCAGAAGGGGGTGCAGATTCTACACCTGGCAACCTGGAGCAGCCACCTGATAATATGGAAAATATCTTTGGCCCAGGACATCCCCTGCCTGCCGGTGCTGGAGGTGGTGTTCCTCATCTGCCACACCCAGTGGTTCATACTCACTCTCGACCTTCATCCCGTGCTTTTGGGGCCAGTCGGCCCTGTGAGAGCCCTGCCACTACTCTGTGGGCTCAGCATGATCCTACGAGCTTGGGCGCTAACATCCTCCTAGCCCCTGCTGCCCCGACAGTTCTTGCTCCTTTACGAGAACCCAGTGCTGATGTCATCCAACCTCCAGAGGATGGCCCACTGGACCTGCAGCCCTCCCAGAGAATCCAGCCAACTTCACAGCAACACTCAGAGAACCTAGAGAACCCACCAAAG GTCACCAAAGACGCTCAGCAGGGGGTAGGAGCGAGAGGGAACGTCCCTGTCCAGACCCTGGTCTCTTCATCTACCCCACAGGTACCACCAGCACCCTCCCAAGCAGCTACAAACATCCAGCCGCCACAAGCTGAACCTCCTAAGACATCAGATTCTCAGAATGCACTGCCGGGACAAAATTATGCTTCTCTTGTTCCGGTGAGTGGACCACAACCCTCCCGTGACCAGTATCCACCTCAGGCACAGGGGCCTGCTGCAGGGAgtgctcctcctcctgctgcatACCCTCCAGGGCCTCAAGGACCAGTACCTCCAGGAGCTTCCCAGCCAGCTCCTGGAGAGCCACCTCGACCACCCTCTTCTGCAGGCAGCCAGCAAGGCTATGGGCCCCCTCCTCCGGTGCCAGGGCAGATGTATGGTGGCTATTATGGTAATTATGGAGAATACCCGGATGGCAGAGCACCTTATCCTCCTGGCCAGTACCCACCTCCACCTGGGGACCCTAGAGCACAGCAATATTATCAA GATGGTCCATACAGGGGCAGAGCAGATCCTTGGTATGGCAGATATGAAGGACAGACTCCAGCGTATCGTGATCCAAACTACCAGTACAGAGAGCCTCAGCCAGAACGACCCAGCTCCAGGGCTAGTCAGTACTCTGACAGGCCCTCATCCAG GCAAGGCTATCCTGATGATTACCACAGAGCAAACCAAAGTGCCTATAATGAATATTATGCAGATTACGCCAAGCACTATTATTATCCAG GATATAACTATGGACAGTATGACCCTCGGTACGGAGGATACTACGATCAGTCCTACTGGACTAATTATGACTACTATAATCAACAGGCGTATCCTGCCAG GAAAGAGGGCTATGATGATCAGTGGCGGTACTATCCTGGTTATGATGCCAGTTTTGATGATGATTTCCGTCGACGTGGAGAGACGTACGCTGATGACTTTGACCGACGCAGTGTCCACAGTGAGCAGTCGGCGCATAGTGTGCACAGCTCTCAGAGCCACAACAGCAGGCGAAGCAGCTTCAGCTCACGGTCACAACAG AGCCAGGTATACAGAAGCCAGCCTGACTTAGTATCAGCAGTCTATGACACCACATCATCCACTTTGGCTGTGGACTACACGAACCAGACTGATGCGACCCAGAACTACAGCCAGTACCTCTATCCCTCTGAGTACAACGCAGACAGCACCTGGATCGCCCCTGATCAAC CGCCTCCTCGTCCCGCAACTCCAGAGAAGTTCACCATACCCCACCGCTGTGCACGCTTTGGACCTTGTGGTCATCTGATCCAAGTTCTTCCCAATCTCCCCTCAGCTGGACAGCCTGCTCTCGTTGATATCCACAACATGGAG ACCATGCTGCAGGATACCCCAGAACAGGCAGAACTACGAGCTTTCCCTGGACCTCTTGTTAG AGAGGAGACCCACAAGGTGGACGTGATAAAGTTCTCCCACAACAAAGCGCTAGAGTGTTCCCGTGACAACAACCTCTTGGACAAGGACTCTGCCCGCCTGCTCTGGGAATTCATTATGCTGCTCTGTAGACAGAATGGG ACTGTGGTCGGCACTGACATCGCTGACCTCTTGATGAAGGAGCATCGCTCTGTCTGGCTACCGGGCAAAAGTCCTAATGAAGCCAACTTAATTGATTTTAACAATGAACCTCTGGCACGAGCTGAGGAAGAGCCAGGAGCTGGACCACTGTCCCTCCTATCTGACACCTTCATGACTGTCCCAGAGAACCTTGGCAAGGAAACAGAACGCTTCAGGGAGCTGCTACTGTTTGGCCGCAAGAAG GATGCGCTAGAAGCAGCTATGAAGGGAGGTCTCTGGGGCCATGCCCTGCTGTTGGCCAGTAAGATGGACAACAGGACACATGCACGTGTCATGACAAG GTTTGCCAACAGTTTGCCTATCAATGACCCTCTCCAGACAGTGTACCAGCTGATGTCGGGGAGGATGCCTGCATCAGCCACT TGCTGCGGCGAGGAGAAGTGGGGTGACTGGCGCCCTCACCTGGCCATGGTGCTGTCtaacctcacacacactctggacCTGGATACTCGCACAATCACCACCATGGGTGACACTCTCG CTTCCAAGGGGCTGATTGATGCTGCACATTTCTGCTACTTGATGGCCCAAGTTGGTCTGGGAGTATACACAAAGAAGAGTACCAAGATGGTTCTGATTGGCTCCAACCATAG TTTGCCATTTTACCAATGTGCGACAAATGAAGCTATCCAGAGGACTGAGGCCTATGAGTATGCTCAATCTCTGGGCTCCCAGCCATGCTCACTACCCAATTTCCAG GTGTTCAAGTTGATCTATGCATGCCGTTTGGCTGAAGTAGGCCTGAGTGCTCAGGCCTTCCACTACTGTGAAGTTATTTCTAAGAATGTCCTCGTGCAGCCATCCTATTACTCTCCTATTTTCATAAGCCAAATTATACAG ATGTCGGAAAAGCTGAGATTCTTTGATCCACAACTGAAGGAGAAGCCAGAGCAGGAGTTGTTTAATGAGCCTGAATGGCTGACCCACCTCAGACAGCTGGATGGACAGATAAGG ACGGGGGTGATTACATACAATGAAGACAGAGCAACTCCTTCACAGTTCGACTGCAGCAGCCCAAGCTCTGACTTGGACCAGCCCAGATCACCTGAACCTTACAGCATGCCTGTAGAGTTGGATGGCCCCACCCCTGACAACCCACTAATGAGCTCATTACTGCCCGGGCCTCCGCCGCAGGGAGTACAGCTGATgcctccag CTCCCacctctatcctccaagatgggATGGCCCCTTCTCAGCCTTTAAGCTCCAGTGATGTGCCCCAGTTCTACCCAGTACCCCCCAGTGGACCACCAGGCCAGATGCCCATCTCAGGGTACCCTCCTCAGAATCCTGGCTTCGCCCCTCTTCCCTTCCAACATCAACATGAGCAGACAGAGATGTACCCAGGAGCCCATCAGCAGCCGTGTCCCCCACCTTCTCAAGTGGGTCAAATGCCGCCCCCTCAGGGGCCACATTCACCTGCACAGTTGAACTACCCACCACCCCAGATGCCCCAGCACATGCCCCCTTCTCCTGGGCACATGCCATTTGTAGAGCGCATGTCCCATGCCCCACCAGAGATGCACCCTGCTCAACCAATATCATCCTCCCCATCCAGGAGCTCCTTCACACAGATGGACTTGTATGACCAAATGGCTAACATG GGTCCTGGAAGGAGAACAAGGACTGCTTCGCAATCTTCAATGAATATG GCTTCAGGACGTCGCTCTCGCACCACCTCTGAATCCTCCACTCACTCTGGCGGAAGAGAGAGGAGCAACTCGGCTGTCAAGCATGCCTCTCCACCTCCACCTTCAATTCCTGAACAGCCCTGCATAGAAGAGGCCAAGAAAGTCAAGAAAGACTCCCCGAAAAAG ggtggtggtggtggtggagttgGTGGCTGGATAACGCGGATCTGGAAGGGGAAGAATGAGGCTCACTTGCcagatgacaaaaacaaatct ATTGTGTGGGATGAAAAGAAGCAGAGATGGGTCGACTTGAACGAGCCTGAAGAGGAG AGTAAGCCCcttccaccacctcctcctggCTTCCCCAAGATGCCTCAGATGCCTGGCCCTGGAGGGCCTGCCGCACCCCCGGGTAGTGGTCCTCCTGTCAACATGTTCTCCAGGAGGGCAG GCACGAAGGGCAGATATGTGGATGTTCTGAACCCCAGTAGGATTGCTAAACCGAGCGGGTCAGCCCCTGCTCCTGCAGACATCTTCGCTCCTTTGGCACCAATGCCCATGACCGGTAACCTATTTGTGCCTAGTTCAG CTCCTGACGATCAACAACCTTTAGAGGCCAGCGAAGGAGGAAATCAGGAGCAGAATTCACCAAATGCCAGCGCTGCTCCACAG ATGTTCAACCCAACGTTGTTACCACCTGCCCCAGAAGGTGCTCCCGTGCCCGATGGCTCACACTCCGGGGAG CTCTCGCGTTCTAGCTCAATGAGTTCTTTATCACGCGAAGTGAGTCAGCATTTAAACCAG AGTCTACCTGCCCAGGCAACTGCACCCGCTGGAGGCGTCACCTTTTATAACCCTGCACAGTTTGCACAG ACGAGTGCACCATCGGGAGGTGGACACCGCCCTGGACGTTTGGGCGGTCAGCGCCAGTACCCAGTGTTGAAATAA